The following proteins come from a genomic window of Salminus brasiliensis chromosome 15, fSalBra1.hap2, whole genome shotgun sequence:
- the LOC140535597 gene encoding microfibril-associated glycoprotein 4-like, whose protein sequence is MRTFKRQLEFITLTTQPTEASSGQSSDRLCKPLLSEDFLLSQLLLFLVLPLVVESAPTSSDFLPLDCEDIYNNVSVNTGVYTIYPGGPNKPVQVYCDMGCDEDRGRWTVFQRRMDGSVNFYRSWEEYKNGFGNASTEYWLGLQNIFLITSRGKYELRVYMEDFEKGSVYAHYNSFYIDSETYRYKLRISGFINGGAGESLFYHNEREFATYDRDTNGCAVSNSGGYWFNNCLVSNTNGLYKWAPSAPQNAAVVWCNWKGCNYSLKTIVMKIRRAA, encoded by the exons ATGAGAACATTTAAAAGACAGCTTGAGTTCATCACTTTAACGACACAGCCGACCGAGGCAAGCTCTGGACAGAGTAGCGACAGACTCTGCAAACCTCTGCTCAGCGAAG ACTTCCTCCTGTCTCAGCTCCTTCTGTTTCTAGTGCTCCCCCTAGTGGTGGAGTCAGCTCCTACTTCCAGTGACTTTCTGCCTCTGGACTGTGAAGACATTTATAACAATGTCTCAGTGAACACTGGTGTCTACACCATCTACCCAGGAGGACCCAATAAACCAGTGCAGGTTTACTGTGACATGGGATGTGATGAAGACCGTGGGAGGTGGACT GTGTTTCAGAGGAGAATGGATGGCAGTGTGAATTTCTACAGGTCTTGGGAGGAGTACAAGAATGGCTTTGGGAATGCAAGCACTGAATACTGGCTGG GTCTGCAGAACATCTTCCTGATCACCTCTAGGGGGAAGTATGAGCTGAGGGTTTACATGGAGGATTTTGAGAAAGGGAGTGTGTACGCCCATTATAACTCATTCTACATCGACTCTGAGACCTACAGGTACAAGCTGCGCATCTCTGGCTTCATCAATGGaggggcag GGGAGTCTTTATTCTATCACAATGAAAGGGAGTTTGCGACTTATGACCGAGACACCAACGGCTGTGCAGTGAGCAATTCTGGAGGCTACTGGTTCAACAACTGCCTCGTATCCAACACCAATGGCCTGTACAAGTGGGCACCTTCAGCTCCACAAAATGCAGCAGTTGTTTGGTGCAACTGGAAAGGCTGCAACTACTCTCTGAAGACCATAGTGATGAAGATCAGACGAGCAGCTTAA